From one Halosimplex rubrum genomic stretch:
- the katG gene encoding catalase/peroxidase HPI — protein MSNKDPNPQTRKRNRDWWPNTLDLSILDQNARDSGPYGDDFDYAEAFQELDLDEVKSDIEETITTSQDWWPADYGHYGPFMIRMAWHSAGTYRAYDGRGGAAGGQQRFAPLNSWPDNANLDKARRLLQPVKQKYGRSLSWADLIVLAGNVAIESMGFKTFGFGGGREDDFEPDESVDWGPEDEWEADDRFEEPGEIQEGLGASVMGLIYVNPEGPKGQPDPMASAKNIRQTFSRMAMDDRQTAALIAGGHTFGKVHGADDPDEHHEPEPEAAPIENMGLGWQTDGTKGGEMITSGIEGPWTSDPTWWDMGYVDNLLDYEWEPERGPGGAWQWTPKEGEDVESAPDAADPDEEVTPMMLTTDVALKRDPDYREIMEDFQESPMAFGMAFAEAWYKLTHRDMGPPERLLGPEVPDETKIWQDPLPDRDYDLVDDEQVADLKAELLDSDLSRSQLVETAWASASTYRDSDKRGGANGARIRLEPQRSWEANEPEKLETALSTYESIQAEFNDRDDDTRVSLADLIVLGGNAAVEEAAADAGYDVEVPFDPGRVDAGEEQTDVDSFEALEPKADGFRNYLADDVDRPGEELLVDKADLLDLSVEEMTALVGGMRALGATYGDSNLGVFTDRPGTLTNDFFVNLLDMGTKWEPAESRDQVYEGHDRDTGELEWEGTRFDLVFGSNSRLRAVSEVYGSEDGEAELVSDFVDAWSTVMRADRFDLA, from the coding sequence ATGAGCAACAAGGACCCGAACCCGCAGACACGGAAGCGCAACCGTGACTGGTGGCCGAACACGCTCGATCTGAGCATCCTCGACCAGAACGCCCGCGACAGCGGGCCCTACGGGGACGACTTCGACTACGCGGAGGCGTTCCAGGAACTCGACCTCGACGAGGTGAAATCGGATATCGAGGAGACGATCACGACCTCTCAGGACTGGTGGCCGGCCGACTACGGCCACTACGGCCCGTTCATGATCCGCATGGCGTGGCACAGCGCTGGGACGTACCGCGCCTACGACGGTCGCGGCGGCGCGGCCGGCGGCCAGCAGCGGTTCGCTCCGCTCAACAGCTGGCCCGACAACGCGAACCTCGACAAGGCGCGGCGCCTGCTCCAGCCGGTCAAGCAGAAGTACGGCCGCAGCCTCTCGTGGGCCGACCTGATCGTCCTGGCGGGCAACGTCGCGATCGAGTCGATGGGGTTCAAGACGTTCGGCTTCGGCGGCGGCCGCGAGGACGACTTCGAACCGGACGAGTCGGTCGACTGGGGCCCCGAAGACGAGTGGGAGGCCGACGACCGCTTCGAGGAGCCCGGCGAGATCCAGGAGGGGCTCGGGGCGTCCGTCATGGGACTCATCTACGTGAACCCCGAGGGCCCGAAGGGCCAGCCCGACCCGATGGCCTCGGCGAAGAACATCCGCCAGACGTTCTCCCGGATGGCGATGGACGACAGGCAGACCGCGGCGCTGATCGCCGGCGGCCACACTTTCGGGAAGGTCCACGGCGCCGACGACCCCGACGAACACCACGAGCCCGAGCCGGAGGCGGCCCCCATCGAGAACATGGGGCTGGGCTGGCAGACCGACGGCACGAAGGGCGGCGAGATGATCACAAGCGGCATCGAGGGGCCGTGGACGTCGGACCCGACCTGGTGGGACATGGGCTACGTCGACAACCTCCTCGACTACGAGTGGGAACCCGAGAGGGGCCCCGGCGGCGCCTGGCAGTGGACGCCCAAGGAGGGCGAGGACGTCGAGTCCGCACCGGACGCCGCCGACCCCGACGAGGAAGTCACGCCCATGATGCTCACGACGGACGTCGCGCTGAAGCGCGACCCCGACTACCGCGAGATCATGGAGGACTTCCAGGAGAGCCCGATGGCGTTCGGGATGGCCTTCGCGGAGGCGTGGTACAAGCTGACCCACCGCGACATGGGGCCGCCCGAGCGGCTCCTCGGTCCGGAGGTCCCCGACGAGACGAAGATCTGGCAGGACCCGCTGCCGGATCGGGACTACGACCTGGTCGACGACGAGCAGGTCGCCGACCTCAAAGCCGAGCTCCTCGACAGCGACCTCTCGCGGTCGCAGCTGGTCGAGACCGCCTGGGCCTCGGCGTCGACCTACCGCGACAGCGACAAGCGCGGCGGCGCCAACGGCGCGCGGATCCGGCTCGAACCCCAGCGGAGCTGGGAGGCCAACGAGCCCGAGAAACTGGAGACGGCGCTGTCGACCTACGAGTCGATCCAGGCCGAGTTCAACGACCGGGACGACGACACCCGCGTCTCGCTGGCGGACCTAATCGTGCTGGGCGGCAACGCGGCCGTCGAGGAAGCCGCGGCCGACGCCGGCTACGACGTCGAGGTGCCGTTCGATCCGGGTCGGGTCGACGCCGGCGAGGAGCAGACCGACGTCGACTCCTTCGAGGCGCTCGAGCCGAAGGCCGACGGGTTCCGCAACTACCTCGCGGACGACGTCGACCGCCCGGGTGAGGAGTTGCTGGTCGACAAGGCCGACCTGCTGGACCTGAGCGTCGAGGAGATGACGGCACTGGTCGGCGGCATGCGCGCGCTGGGCGCGACCTACGGGGACTCGAACCTGGGCGTGTTCACCGACCGGCCCGGCACGCTGACCAACGACTTCTTCGTGAACCTGCTCGATATGGGCACCAAGTGGGAGCCCGCCGAGAGCCGCGACCAGGTCTACGAGGGTCACGACCGCGACACGGGCGAACTGGAGTGGGAGGGGACCCGCTTCGACCTCGTCTTCGGGTCGAACTCCCGACTGCGCGCCGTCTCGGAGGTCTACGGCTCCGAGGACGGCGAGGCCGAACTCGTCTCTGACTTCGTCGACGCCTGGAGCACGGTCATGCGGGCCGACCGCTTCGACCTGGCGTAA
- a CDS encoding alpha,alpha-trehalose-phosphate synthase (UDP-forming), which translates to MPNTHLRADRVETDLDRLLAAVGDGLVVASNRQPYRHDYGDDGEVTVDRPTGGLTAGLDEVMRRVDGTWIAWGDGEADAAVVDGDDTVSVPPDDAEHSYALRRLWLDEDEVEGYYYEVANQVLWPLCHAALGTVESCGDAWVDYRRVNDQFADAMADAAADADGDPLVWLHDYHLALAPRQVRERTGAEGSGESRHVGGPSADPTLAHTWHIPWPGWDTFRACPNRAAILDGLLGNDLLVFHVPRYCEAFLRSADRGLDGTAVDFDAGTVDYRGRTTTVRAAPMGVPVDRIREQADSAEAAGFRAAFRKNRGIDRDTRLGVGVDRLDYTKGIVQRLDAIERLLAERPAYRGEFTFVQVGTESRSAIPAYADYQDRVEAAVERVNDRFATDDWRPVVYTTDYVSDEGLAGLYREADLGVVSPVRDGMNLVAQEFVAAGGDDPGVLVLSDQAGVHDVLGEHAVSVRPHDTEGFAAALDDALSMSERERRRRANALADGVEDDDLDSWLADVLGAVASVASPDGGVPTRADH; encoded by the coding sequence ATGCCGAACACACATCTGCGTGCGGACCGAGTCGAGACCGACCTCGACCGACTGCTGGCGGCGGTCGGCGACGGACTCGTCGTCGCCTCGAACCGACAACCGTACAGGCACGACTACGGCGACGACGGCGAGGTGACGGTCGACCGGCCGACCGGGGGGCTGACCGCCGGCCTCGACGAGGTCATGCGCCGCGTCGACGGCACGTGGATCGCCTGGGGCGACGGCGAGGCCGACGCGGCCGTCGTCGACGGCGACGACACCGTCTCGGTCCCGCCGGACGACGCGGAGCACTCCTACGCCCTCCGCCGGCTGTGGCTCGACGAAGACGAGGTCGAGGGGTACTACTACGAGGTGGCCAACCAGGTGCTGTGGCCGCTGTGTCACGCCGCGCTGGGCACCGTCGAGAGCTGCGGCGACGCCTGGGTGGACTACCGCCGGGTCAACGACCAGTTCGCCGACGCGATGGCCGACGCCGCGGCCGACGCCGACGGCGACCCGCTCGTCTGGCTCCACGACTACCACCTCGCGCTCGCGCCGCGACAGGTGCGCGAGCGGACCGGCGCCGAGGGGAGCGGCGAGAGCCGTCACGTCGGCGGACCGAGCGCCGACCCGACGCTCGCCCACACCTGGCACATCCCGTGGCCCGGCTGGGACACGTTCCGGGCCTGTCCCAACCGGGCGGCGATCCTCGACGGCCTGCTCGGTAACGACCTGCTCGTCTTCCACGTTCCCCGGTACTGTGAGGCCTTCCTCCGGAGCGCCGACCGCGGGCTCGACGGGACCGCCGTGGACTTCGACGCCGGGACCGTCGACTACCGCGGGCGGACGACGACGGTCCGGGCCGCGCCGATGGGCGTCCCGGTCGACCGCATCCGCGAGCAGGCCGACAGCGCGGAGGCGGCCGGCTTCCGCGCCGCCTTCCGGAAGAACCGCGGCATCGACCGCGACACCCGGCTCGGCGTCGGCGTCGACCGCCTCGACTACACCAAGGGTATCGTCCAGCGCCTCGACGCCATCGAGCGACTCCTCGCGGAGCGACCGGCCTATCGCGGCGAGTTCACCTTCGTCCAGGTCGGCACCGAGAGCCGCTCGGCCATCCCCGCCTACGCCGACTATCAGGACCGCGTCGAGGCGGCCGTCGAGCGGGTCAACGACCGCTTCGCGACCGACGACTGGCGCCCCGTCGTCTACACGACCGACTACGTCTCCGACGAGGGGCTGGCGGGGCTGTACCGCGAGGCCGACCTGGGGGTCGTCAGCCCGGTCCGCGACGGGATGAACCTCGTCGCCCAGGAGTTCGTCGCCGCGGGGGGCGACGACCCCGGCGTCCTCGTCCTGAGCGACCAGGCCGGCGTCCACGACGTCCTCGGCGAGCACGCGGTCTCCGTCCGCCCGCACGACACGGAAGGGTTCGCCGCCGCGCTCGACGACGCGCTGTCGATGTCCGAGCGCGAGCGCCGCCGGCGCGCGAACGCGCTGGCCGACGGCGTCGAGGACGACGACCTCGACTCGTGGCTGGCCGACGTGCTCGGCGCGGTCGCCAGCGTCGCCAGCCCCGACGGGGGTGTCCCCACCCGTGCAGACCACTGA
- a CDS encoding M48 family metallopeptidase translates to MLALHVAFLALLVGTEAFFTWLAALNVRYGAEAVTREAEWFDDRLDVDDTDELLGYQRATTGASQLEAWVGLGLILLVLYSGLLADAVAAVESLGLGTVPSGVVFFLGVVVLLQVSSLPFEFFDTFVVEEIFGFNEQSPRLWVRDKLVGLAVALVFTAAIAAAVMWVVESFPGLWWLGAWALFVVFSLSMMVIYPRVIAPLFNDFEPVEEGELHDAVTEVFDRAGFECSQIYVMDASRRSGHSNAYFVGFGATKRVVLFDTLVEQMETDELQGVLAHELAHWKKAHIWKRVGASAVQMGVLLFVAYQLVTGPWLYELFGLATGAGKPVYAGLALAALVLQPLSRLTSPVENRLSLAHEREADAFAVDVMGDGEPMVDALTRLASENLSNPFPHPLYETFHYTHPPIPERVRDIRRRAGAAASDGDDTPAANAD, encoded by the coding sequence ATGCTCGCACTCCACGTCGCCTTCCTCGCCCTGCTGGTCGGGACGGAGGCGTTTTTCACCTGGCTGGCGGCGCTGAACGTCCGGTACGGCGCCGAGGCGGTCACCCGCGAAGCCGAGTGGTTCGACGACCGGCTCGACGTCGACGATACCGACGAGCTGCTGGGCTACCAGCGCGCGACGACCGGCGCCTCCCAGTTGGAGGCGTGGGTCGGCCTCGGACTGATCCTGCTGGTGCTGTACTCCGGCCTGCTGGCCGACGCCGTCGCCGCCGTCGAGTCGCTGGGGCTCGGGACCGTGCCCTCGGGCGTCGTCTTCTTCCTCGGCGTCGTCGTTCTCCTCCAGGTCTCCTCGCTCCCGTTCGAGTTCTTCGACACCTTCGTCGTCGAGGAGATATTCGGGTTCAACGAGCAGTCGCCGCGGCTCTGGGTTCGCGACAAACTCGTCGGGCTCGCGGTCGCGCTGGTGTTCACCGCGGCCATCGCCGCGGCGGTCATGTGGGTCGTCGAGTCGTTCCCGGGCCTGTGGTGGCTGGGCGCCTGGGCGCTGTTCGTCGTCTTCTCCCTTTCGATGATGGTGATCTACCCCCGCGTGATCGCGCCGCTGTTCAACGACTTCGAGCCCGTCGAGGAAGGGGAGCTGCACGACGCCGTCACCGAGGTGTTCGACCGCGCCGGCTTCGAGTGCTCGCAGATCTACGTGATGGACGCCAGCCGCCGCAGCGGCCACTCCAACGCCTACTTCGTCGGGTTCGGCGCGACCAAGCGGGTCGTGCTGTTCGACACGCTGGTCGAACAGATGGAGACCGACGAACTCCAGGGCGTGCTCGCCCACGAACTCGCCCACTGGAAGAAGGCTCACATCTGGAAGCGCGTCGGCGCCTCGGCGGTCCAGATGGGCGTCCTGCTGTTCGTCGCCTATCAACTGGTTACCGGCCCCTGGCTCTACGAGCTGTTCGGGCTGGCGACGGGGGCGGGCAAACCAGTCTACGCCGGGCTCGCTCTGGCCGCGCTCGTCCTCCAGCCGCTCTCGCGGCTCACGAGCCCCGTCGAGAACCGGCTCTCGCTGGCCCACGAACGGGAGGCCGACGCCTTCGCCGTCGACGTGATGGGCGACGGCGAGCCGATGGTCGACGCGCTCACCCGCCTCGCCAGCGAGAACCTCTCGAACCCCTTCCCCCACCCCCTCTACGAGACGTTCCACTACACCCATCCCCCGATCCCCGAGCGGGTGCGGGACATCCGTCGGCGGGCCGGCGCGGCCGCCAGCGACGGCGACGATACCCCCGCAGCGAACGCCGATTAG
- a CDS encoding glycosyltransferase family 39 protein codes for MALLDPFRRAKRQVGDDLRADPYLPYILLAALLLSSFWVWHRLPNFATRDERWRVVDPVEVLATVLDDPRLGSVSEGVGYWRTYGSAMYLAAIALVPVLVVALATDALPAFADMGRHLDVGFWTHWLRTPGWMWTWGVLLVRLANVAMAVGCVYVVYRIGTTLRDRPTGRLAAALLTVTWALLILAHEGGEDVPSLFFLLLSLYFAIRYVETGVDRLFYWGALAGGVSIAFKLSGGVSAVMLGVAHLQRARRSEAGIVSGSVRPTFLATGVLIGVATVAAGYPSILFGAPAEFAGRLARAFGSKSEPHGWLVRPSWWWILRSYLHGVGLPLAVALAGGALAALARVREDSLPADGLRLALVGVAVYLAVFSSWRYVRTHHLLPVAALLVVVLAVGLARLRERRPAVGRAVVAVLLVTSAAYAGAGTLAYASQPRDQAVDYLRSEAGANGTIETYTLDPQDAAVPHTDRVDARFGVAPDTFEFRCPAFVVLNYHRSVLYLAPDSWGKRAAVLSNDATEEHVRALLAEDTYPYEVAGEYGRTPRFLDGKGRAPMSQRLLRVSLRPRTMQYGDPQDMGVDQYTVVLRRTGSCET; via the coding sequence ATGGCCCTCCTCGATCCGTTCCGGCGGGCGAAACGTCAGGTCGGCGACGACCTCCGCGCCGACCCGTACCTCCCGTACATCCTGCTGGCCGCCCTCCTGCTGTCGTCCTTTTGGGTCTGGCATCGCTTGCCCAACTTCGCGACCCGGGACGAGCGCTGGCGCGTGGTCGACCCCGTCGAGGTACTGGCGACCGTCCTCGACGACCCGCGGCTCGGCTCGGTCTCCGAGGGCGTCGGCTACTGGCGGACCTACGGCTCGGCGATGTATCTCGCCGCGATCGCCCTGGTCCCGGTGCTGGTCGTCGCCCTCGCGACGGACGCGTTGCCCGCCTTTGCCGACATGGGTCGCCACCTCGACGTGGGCTTCTGGACCCACTGGCTGCGGACGCCCGGGTGGATGTGGACCTGGGGCGTCCTCCTCGTCCGACTGGCCAACGTCGCGATGGCCGTCGGCTGCGTCTACGTCGTCTACCGCATCGGGACGACGCTCCGTGACCGCCCGACCGGCCGGCTCGCCGCCGCGCTGTTGACGGTCACCTGGGCCCTCCTCATCCTCGCCCACGAGGGCGGCGAGGACGTGCCCTCACTGTTCTTCCTGCTGCTGTCGCTGTACTTCGCGATCCGCTACGTCGAGACCGGCGTCGACCGGCTGTTCTACTGGGGCGCGCTCGCCGGCGGCGTCTCTATCGCGTTCAAGCTCTCCGGCGGCGTCAGCGCGGTGATGCTCGGCGTCGCGCACCTCCAGCGCGCCCGCCGCTCCGAGGCGGGGATCGTGAGCGGGTCCGTCCGGCCGACGTTCCTCGCGACGGGCGTCCTGATAGGGGTCGCGACCGTCGCCGCGGGGTATCCGAGCATCCTCTTCGGCGCCCCGGCGGAGTTCGCCGGTCGGCTCGCCCGCGCGTTCGGGTCGAAGTCCGAGCCCCACGGCTGGCTCGTCCGGCCGAGCTGGTGGTGGATCCTCCGGAGCTACCTCCACGGCGTCGGCCTCCCGCTGGCCGTGGCCCTCGCCGGCGGCGCGCTCGCGGCCCTGGCGCGGGTCCGCGAAGATTCGCTGCCCGCCGACGGCCTGCGGCTGGCGCTGGTCGGCGTCGCCGTCTACCTCGCGGTGTTCTCCTCGTGGCGCTACGTCCGCACGCACCACCTCCTGCCGGTGGCCGCGCTGCTGGTCGTCGTCCTGGCGGTCGGGCTCGCCCGCCTGCGCGAGCGCCGACCCGCGGTCGGACGCGCGGTCGTCGCCGTCCTGCTCGTCACCAGCGCGGCCTACGCGGGCGCGGGGACGCTCGCCTACGCCTCCCAGCCCCGCGACCAGGCGGTCGACTACCTGCGAAGCGAGGCCGGCGCGAACGGCACCATCGAGACCTACACGCTCGACCCGCAGGACGCGGCCGTGCCCCACACCGACCGCGTCGACGCCCGCTTCGGCGTCGCCCCCGACACCTTCGAGTTCCGCTGTCCCGCCTTCGTCGTCCTCAACTACCACAGATCGGTCCTCTATCTCGCCCCCGACAGCTGGGGCAAGCGGGCGGCGGTCCTCTCGAACGACGCGACCGAGGAACACGTCCGCGCCCTGCTCGCCGAGGACACCTACCCCTACGAGGTCGCCGGCGAGTACGGTCGAACCCCGCGATTCCTCGACGGAAAGGGTCGCGCACCGATGTCCCAGCGACTCCTCAGGGTGAGCCTCCGCCCGCGGACGATGCAGTACGGCGACCCCCAGGACATGGGCGTCGACCAGTACACGGTCGTCCTCCGGCGGACCGGCTCCTGCGAGACGTGA
- a CDS encoding cold-shock protein encodes MAKGKVDFFNDTGGYGFIDAEDEDEDVFFHMEDVGGPDLEEGEEVEFDVEQADKGPRASNLTRL; translated from the coding sequence ATGGCGAAAGGCAAGGTCGACTTCTTCAACGACACCGGTGGCTACGGCTTCATCGACGCCGAGGACGAGGACGAGGACGTGTTCTTCCACATGGAAGACGTCGGCGGCCCCGACCTCGAAGAGGGCGAGGAAGTGGAGTTCGACGTCGAGCAGGCCGACAAAGGCCCGCGCGCGTCGAACCTCACCCGACTGTAA
- the otsB gene encoding trehalose-phosphatase: MQTTDATPLWLARETVADRLAAAPGVVCSLDFDGTLAPIVDDPDAAAMPPPLRERVVALRDCESVRVAVVSGRELADLRERVAVEGIAYAGNHGLERRVDGRRSVAPDARRGRDAVARVCDRLDDRLAHVPGVEIEDKDLTATVHVRDVPDERVPEVEHIVRDTVEEATNAGGPGMEVRDGKAIREIRPAVDRDKGRAVEQLADEAPDDWHPLYVGDDVTDEDAFRELADREDGLGVLVGERETAADYRLGDQRDVRELLDLVADAQCG, from the coding sequence GTGCAGACCACTGACGCCACGCCGCTGTGGCTCGCCCGCGAGACCGTCGCCGACCGCCTCGCGGCCGCCCCCGGCGTCGTCTGCTCGCTGGACTTCGACGGGACGCTCGCCCCCATCGTCGACGACCCCGACGCCGCGGCCATGCCCCCGCCGCTGCGCGAGCGCGTCGTCGCCCTCCGCGACTGCGAGTCCGTCCGCGTCGCCGTCGTCAGCGGCCGCGAACTCGCCGATCTCCGGGAGCGGGTCGCCGTCGAGGGGATCGCCTACGCCGGCAACCACGGCCTCGAACGCCGGGTCGACGGCCGGCGGTCGGTCGCGCCCGACGCCCGCCGGGGCCGCGACGCCGTCGCGCGTGTCTGCGACCGCCTCGACGACCGTCTCGCGCACGTCCCCGGGGTCGAGATCGAGGACAAGGACCTCACCGCGACGGTCCACGTCCGCGACGTGCCCGACGAGCGCGTCCCCGAGGTCGAGCACATCGTCCGCGACACCGTCGAGGAGGCGACGAACGCCGGCGGTCCCGGCATGGAGGTCCGCGACGGCAAGGCGATCCGCGAGATCCGCCCCGCCGTCGACCGGGACAAGGGCCGCGCCGTCGAGCAGTTGGCCGACGAGGCACCCGACGACTGGCACCCCCTCTACGTCGGCGACGACGTGACCGACGAGGACGCGTTCCGCGAACTGGCGGACCGCGAGGACGGTCTCGGCGTCCTCGTCGGCGAGCGCGAGACCGCCGCGGACTACCGGCTGGGGGACCAGCGCGACGTGCGGGAGTTGCTGGACCTGGTCGCCGACGCCCAGTGCGGGTGA
- a CDS encoding NAD(P)/FAD-dependent oxidoreductase, giving the protein MSDSEYDVVVVGGGPAGLTAALYTTRLGLDTALVDRGGGRAAMMQDTHNVIGVTEETSGVEFLETAKSQVESYGADVRRDFIEAAERVDDGDGPRFRLEGEDAEYGADSVVLATGFSDTRPDPPLPPTGRGLHYCLHCDAYMFVDEPVYVMGTGDSAAYVAMIMLNFTDDVDVLLRGDDPEWSDDTAAMLDNHPVDVVEAEITASNRDDDGWLESFEFEDGTVREYRGGFPMLGSEYNTDLHESLGCEIDGDGTVAVDDHGRTSVDGVYAVGDVTPGHNQIPVAMGQGAKAGIAIHMDTRPFPRSTEDIDELGPVSSGDVPAVSEELLATAVAHEGHAAGPRVEAAEETESEEQPADGD; this is encoded by the coding sequence ATGAGCGACAGCGAGTACGACGTGGTCGTGGTCGGCGGCGGACCGGCGGGGCTGACGGCCGCGCTCTACACGACGCGGCTCGGGCTGGACACCGCCCTGGTCGACCGCGGCGGCGGCCGCGCCGCGATGATGCAGGACACCCACAACGTCATCGGCGTCACCGAGGAGACCAGCGGCGTCGAATTCCTCGAGACCGCCAAATCGCAGGTCGAATCCTACGGCGCCGACGTACGCCGGGACTTTATCGAGGCGGCCGAGCGCGTCGACGACGGCGACGGCCCGCGGTTCCGGCTGGAGGGCGAGGACGCCGAATACGGCGCCGACAGCGTCGTCCTGGCGACGGGCTTCTCGGACACGCGGCCGGACCCGCCGCTGCCGCCGACGGGTCGCGGCCTGCACTACTGTCTGCACTGCGACGCCTACATGTTCGTCGACGAGCCGGTGTACGTGATGGGCACCGGCGATTCGGCCGCCTACGTCGCGATGATCATGCTGAACTTCACCGACGACGTGGACGTGTTGCTGCGGGGCGACGACCCCGAGTGGAGCGACGACACGGCGGCGATGCTCGACAATCACCCCGTCGACGTGGTCGAGGCGGAGATAACCGCCTCCAACCGCGACGACGACGGGTGGCTCGAGTCCTTCGAGTTCGAAGACGGGACAGTCCGGGAGTACCGCGGCGGCTTCCCGATGCTCGGCTCGGAGTACAACACCGACCTCCACGAGTCGCTCGGCTGCGAGATCGACGGCGACGGCACCGTCGCCGTCGACGACCACGGCCGCACCAGCGTGGACGGCGTCTACGCCGTCGGCGACGTGACGCCCGGTCACAACCAGATCCCCGTCGCGATGGGCCAGGGCGCCAAGGCCGGCATCGCGATCCACATGGACACCCGGCCGTTCCCGCGTTCGACGGAAGACATCGACGAACTCGGGCCGGTCTCCTCGGGTGACGTGCCCGCAGTCTCGGAGGAACTGCTCGCGACGGCGGTCGCCCACGAGGGTCACGCCGCTGGCCCGCGGGTCGAAGCGGCCGAGGAGACCGAGAGCGAAGAACAGCCGGCGGACGGCGACTGA
- a CDS encoding aldo/keto reductase: protein MADDVYNESDTFDIGGELTVKRLGFGAMRLTGEDIIGRPDDEETARNVVHRATELGVDFIDTADSYGPGTSERILREALGEIDADPVVASKAGLLRHRDGEWPTHGDPQFLHNQVLASLDRLGVDSIDLYQFHRPDPETDFEDSVHAFAEMKDAGQVDHVGLSNVTVEQLDLARDIVDIATVQNQYNVAYRGDEDVLQACEEYDVGFIPWGPLYTVDDDGVAGVLDEVGEAHDASRRQVALAWLLHHSDVTLPIPGTSSVDHLESNVAASQVELTDEDLAALNDIDPQ, encoded by the coding sequence ATGGCTGACGACGTATACAACGAGAGTGACACGTTCGATATCGGCGGGGAACTCACGGTGAAACGGCTCGGGTTCGGTGCGATGCGACTCACCGGTGAGGACATCATCGGCCGCCCCGACGACGAGGAGACCGCACGGAACGTCGTCCACCGGGCGACGGAACTCGGCGTCGACTTCATCGACACCGCCGACTCGTACGGGCCGGGGACGAGCGAGCGCATCCTGCGGGAGGCGCTCGGCGAGATCGACGCGGACCCGGTCGTCGCGTCGAAGGCGGGACTGCTCCGCCACCGCGACGGCGAGTGGCCGACACACGGCGACCCGCAGTTCCTCCACAATCAGGTGCTCGCGAGCCTCGACCGACTGGGCGTCGACAGCATCGACCTCTACCAGTTCCACCGGCCGGACCCCGAGACCGACTTCGAGGACTCCGTCCACGCCTTCGCCGAGATGAAAGACGCCGGCCAGGTCGACCACGTCGGCCTCTCGAACGTCACCGTCGAACAGTTGGATCTCGCCCGCGACATCGTCGACATCGCGACGGTCCAGAACCAGTACAACGTCGCCTACCGCGGCGACGAGGACGTACTCCAGGCTTGCGAGGAGTACGACGTGGGCTTCATCCCGTGGGGACCGCTGTACACCGTCGACGACGACGGGGTCGCGGGCGTCCTCGACGAGGTCGGCGAGGCCCACGACGCCAGCCGGCGACAGGTCGCGCTCGCGTGGCTGCTCCACCACTCGGACGTGACCCTGCCGATCCCCGGCACCTCCAGCGTCGACCACCTCGAGTCGAACGTCGCCGCCTCGCAGGTCGAACTCACCGACGAGGATCTGGCGGCGCTGAACGATATCGACCCGCAGTAA
- a CDS encoding Gfo/Idh/MocA family protein has protein sequence MTVRIAIAGIGAVAAMHAESVADIDGAELVAGSCRTEERGREFAEEYDCTWYADTEAMLDAEAVDVLSVCTPSGAHLEPALAAADRGVDVLCEKPLEITTDRIDEMVAAADEAGIRLGGIFNQRYNPVVRKLREAASDGRFGSLSVANAYVPWWRDDGYYDGAWQGTEELDGGGALMNQSIHGIDAIQWIASAGGAGGESNGNPVEEVFAYTARRAHDDDIVEVEDSAVAVLRYRDGTLGQILGATSMYPGSLKRLQIAGRDGTAEIEEDELVTWRFREEREDDEAVRAEFGETESGGGAADPMSIDYANHRRNIADFLDARRTDEPYMLDASEARKAVAIIEAIYESAERGEPVGVA, from the coding sequence ATGACAGTCCGCATCGCGATCGCCGGGATCGGTGCCGTCGCGGCGATGCACGCCGAGTCGGTCGCCGACATTGACGGGGCCGAACTGGTCGCCGGCTCCTGCCGAACGGAGGAACGGGGCCGCGAGTTCGCCGAGGAGTACGACTGCACCTGGTACGCCGACACCGAGGCGATGCTCGACGCCGAGGCCGTCGACGTGCTCTCGGTCTGTACGCCCAGCGGCGCCCACCTCGAACCCGCCCTCGCCGCGGCCGACCGCGGCGTCGACGTGCTCTGCGAGAAGCCCCTCGAGATCACGACCGACCGCATCGACGAGATGGTCGCCGCGGCCGACGAGGCGGGGATCCGGCTCGGCGGGATCTTCAACCAGCGGTACAACCCCGTCGTCCGCAAGCTCCGCGAGGCCGCCAGCGATGGCCGGTTCGGCTCCCTCTCGGTCGCCAACGCCTACGTCCCGTGGTGGCGCGACGACGGCTACTACGACGGCGCGTGGCAGGGCACCGAGGAACTCGACGGCGGCGGCGCGCTGATGAACCAGTCGATCCACGGCATCGACGCGATCCAGTGGATCGCGAGCGCAGGCGGCGCGGGCGGCGAGTCGAACGGAAACCCCGTCGAGGAGGTGTTCGCCTACACCGCGCGACGCGCCCACGACGACGACATCGTGGAGGTCGAGGACTCGGCCGTGGCGGTCCTCCGCTACCGCGACGGGACGCTCGGACAGATCCTGGGCGCGACCTCGATGTACCCGGGGTCGCTGAAACGGCTCCAGATCGCGGGTCGGGACGGCACCGCCGAGATCGAGGAGGACGAACTCGTCACCTGGCGGTTCCGGGAGGAACGCGAGGACGACGAGGCGGTCCGCGCGGAGTTCGGGGAGACGGAGTCTGGAGGTGGCGCCGCCGACCCGATGAGCATCGACTACGCCAACCACCGGCGCAACATCGCCGACTTCCTCGACGCCCGGCGGACGGACGAGCCGTACATGCTCGACGCGAGCGAGGCCCGGAAGGCCGTCGCGATCATCGAGGCCATCTACGAGTCCGCCGAACGTGGCGAGCCGGTGGGGGTCGCGTAG